One Corallococcus exiguus DNA segment encodes these proteins:
- a CDS encoding PQQ-dependent sugar dehydrogenase produces MRHGLVTSFLSALLLSAVSGAQPVETAPPNVPEFKPAFPQQTRAPEVKTRTPIVVTEIASGFNKPWAIAFLPDGRFLVTEKPTGSLFIVTTAGKKSPPVAGLPKVDGRGQGGLLDVEVGPDYAKSGLIYWTYYEPREGGNGLAVARAKLVDGPKPRIKGLQVIFRMQPTLESTLHAGGRLVFTPDGKLFVTLGERSILPGRVQAQDLKSDFGKVVRINPDGSIPQDNPFVGRKDARPEIWSSGHRNILSAALDAQQRLWIVEMGPRGGDELNRPEAGKDYGWPTIGYGEEYSGQPIHKTTQAAGMEQPVYYWDPVISPSGLTIYSGALFPEWKGNFFIGGLSSQALVRLVLKDDLVVGEERLLTERNARIREVVQGPDGALYLLTDASNGRLWKLTPGTP; encoded by the coding sequence CTCGTTCCTCTCCGCCCTCCTGCTGAGCGCCGTCTCCGGAGCCCAGCCGGTGGAGACCGCGCCCCCGAACGTCCCGGAGTTCAAGCCCGCGTTCCCGCAGCAGACGCGCGCCCCGGAGGTGAAGACGCGCACGCCCATCGTGGTGACGGAGATCGCCTCCGGCTTCAACAAGCCGTGGGCCATCGCGTTCCTGCCGGATGGGCGCTTCCTCGTCACGGAGAAGCCCACGGGCTCGCTCTTCATCGTCACCACCGCTGGCAAGAAGTCGCCCCCGGTGGCGGGCCTCCCCAAGGTCGACGGACGCGGACAGGGCGGGCTGCTCGACGTGGAGGTGGGGCCCGACTACGCGAAGAGCGGGCTCATCTACTGGACCTATTACGAGCCGCGCGAGGGCGGCAACGGGCTCGCGGTGGCGCGCGCGAAACTGGTGGATGGCCCGAAGCCGCGCATCAAGGGACTCCAGGTCATCTTCCGCATGCAGCCCACGCTCGAGTCCACGCTGCACGCGGGCGGACGGCTCGTCTTCACACCGGACGGCAAGCTCTTCGTCACGCTCGGCGAGCGCTCCATCCTCCCCGGCCGCGTCCAGGCGCAGGACCTGAAGAGCGACTTCGGGAAGGTCGTCCGCATCAACCCGGATGGCTCCATTCCCCAGGACAATCCCTTCGTGGGCAGGAAGGACGCCCGGCCGGAGATCTGGTCCTCCGGACACCGCAACATCCTCTCCGCGGCCCTGGACGCCCAGCAGCGGCTCTGGATCGTGGAGATGGGACCGCGCGGAGGCGATGAGCTCAACCGCCCGGAAGCCGGCAAGGATTACGGCTGGCCCACGATTGGCTATGGCGAGGAATACTCGGGCCAGCCCATCCACAAGACAACGCAGGCCGCGGGCATGGAGCAGCCTGTCTATTATTGGGATCCGGTCATCTCCCCCTCGGGGCTCACCATCTACTCGGGGGCGCTCTTTCCGGAGTGGAAGGGGAACTTCTTCATCGGCGGCCTGTCCAGCCAGGCGCTGGTGCGGCTCGTCTTGAAGGACGACCTCGTGGTCGGAGAGGAGCGCCTGCTCACGGAGCGCAACGCGAGGATTCGCGAGGTGGTCCAGGGGCCCGACGGTGCGCTCTACCTGCTCACGGACGCGTCGAACGGCCGCCTGTGGAAGCTCACCCCGGGGACTCCATGA